The bacterium genome has a window encoding:
- a CDS encoding sigma-54-dependent Fis family transcriptional regulator: protein GARLAAHDWPGNVRELENRMQAAMMASTGDTLSLELPAPRAAAPARTAAPAWERSLVQVEAEHIARVLAACDWNQGRACAVLGISRPTLRKKIADYGLKERR from the coding sequence GGGGCGCGCCTGGCCGCCCACGACTGGCCGGGCAACGTGCGCGAGCTGGAGAACCGCATGCAGGCCGCGATGATGGCGAGCACGGGCGATACGCTGAGCCTCGAGCTGCCCGCGCCGCGCGCCGCCGCGCCGGCGCGCACTGCGGCCCCGGCTTGGGAGCGCAGCCTCGTCCAGGTGGAGGCCGAGCACATCGCCCGCGTGCTCGCTGCCTGCGACTGGAATCAGGGTCGCGCCTGCGCCGTGCTCGGCATCAGCCGGCCCACCCTGCGCAAGAAGATCGCCGAC